Part of the Cloacibacterium caeni genome is shown below.
CATATTGATATTCCATAAGATAGAGCGGCGTTTCTACCATATCACCAAACTCATTATACCTGTAACCTTCTAAAAGTTTCATTTTGGGAAAAACTTTTTATATTCTGTTTTACAATGAGTGCAAGCCCAATCTGGACTTTTCTCTGTGATACAACATCCTCCTATTACCAATTTTTCTTGCTCTAAAAGTTTAAATGCCTCTTCTGTTGGCATACCATAAAGGATTTTCACTATAGTTGTTTTACCACATTTATGGCATTTTCTGGGTTTGGATGTTACTTTGATGGGGTTCATTTGATTTAAATAATTTTATAATTTCTTCTCCTAGAGAAACGTCTAATTCTTCTTCTTTAAATATGGAAATCTTTCCTAAACAACAAGAATGTTTATGATCTTCATAACTGATAAAATGGTCTGAATGTAAATGGGTACTCATTGAAGGATACAAAAGTAATGACCTTGTAGATTTCCAAAACTCATTATAAACATACATTTGCCTCAAATCATGAATAGACGCTTCCGCGTAATCAATATTCTTCCATTTGGTATCTATGATGAGAAATTCTTCTTTATTTTCATAATTCTTTTTCACCAAAACAATATCAGGACGAATGGTAATTCCATCCCAAAAACCTTTCGAGTTTTGTCCATAAACTTCTACTCCTTTTTCTTCAGCAACTTGTTGTAATCTCACCAAAACATATTCTTCCCATAAACGATTCATATCAAAAAGTAAGGCAAGCATATTTTCATTTCCGCTAGCAACATTTGGAGCATAATTTAAAATAATTAAGCGCGCAATAGCCAAAACCGTTTCATATGGTGCCGTTTTTCTGGTTTTGGGAATTTTATTGAAAGTGTGGTGAGTTGCTTGTATAGAAGTTACTTCAGGAAAATCTAATTGTACTGACTTACAATGATGATATAGATGATTTCCTTTTGACATAGATGCCACAATTTCTAAAGCCTGACCAATAACTTGATGAATCAAATGATCCTTCTCATAGACTTGATGAGTGGTATAAAATCTTTCCTTATGAACCAGATTTTTTGAGAGATGTCCAGAAAACTCTAACTTTCCCTTTAATGCCTTGATATTCTTAGTCTCCTTATAATATTGCTTAATAAGTCCTTGTCTGATTAAAAGCTCTACTTCATTCAGAAACCATTCAAAATAAATATCGAGCAAATGAATGTTTTGTTTCTTAATTTGAGCCTCACCTACAGCGTTTACTTTAAGTTTTTTGGTAACTTTAAGCATTTGGATTAATACACTCTGCCAAAGAACTGTATTGGTTTCATATTGGTCTATTTTCGGTAGAACCTCAATGACCAAACCATCTACTTGCAGAACCCCCACATAATTTTTGAAAGTAATTTTTTTATAACCTATATTAAAATACCTGTTCTGATGCAATTCATTGAACTTCACTAAAGCATTAAAGTGGCTTTCCTTAAAAAGCACACCATTATATTCTGTGCCATATTGCAAAGAATTATATTCAAAAACTTGTATGATGTTCTTAGATTGCAACACGGTTAAGCAAATGTTTTATTGAATCAAGTATATTAAAATTGTCATCCAGCTTTTTAATTTTAAATAGTCTTGAAGTATCAGGCTTTTCTAATGTTTTACCATTCCATCTTGCAAATTCTACCTTACTTTCTTTTGGTTCAATACATTCTACAAAACCTTCTCCCAATATCAAGGCAATTTTTTCATAATCGTGATAAAAATATTCTTGCAAAAGAGGAATGATTTTATTGGCAAAAGCTTCTTTCAACGCTTCTGTATCATTAGGTTTAATGTTGATAAAATAAGAATGCCCTATCGTATGATCTCTATCCAAAAGAGCCTCAATTCTACTATTAATAGTTTTCAATAATTCTCCCAACTGAAAATCATCAAATTGAATTTTTTTTAATTCTTCATATTCAGGCATCATTTCCACGAAAGAAAATCTCCTTCTTAGCGCAGTGTCTAGAGCTTCTACACTCCTATCAGCCGTGTTCATAGTCCCTATAATATGCAGATTAGATGGTACACCAAACTTTTCTTTGCTGTATGGTAAAATCACTTCCAAGGCTTCATCCTTCCCTAACCTTTTGTCTTCTTCAATTAAAGTGATTAATTCACCAAATATCTGAGAAACATTACCTCGGTTGATTTCATCGATGATGAGTACATATGGTTTGGGAGCTAATGGAATTTCTAATTGAGTTGTTGTAGTTTGGGAATTTATTCTGTTATTTATATAATTTAAAACTGCCCAATAAGCAGTAGAGTTTGAGCCTCCAATAACCGCTCTAAATTCTTTATCGATATTTTTAATAACAGATAAGTCAGGAAATGCTTCTTGTAATTTTTTAGCCCTTGAAAAAGAAACAGTATAAATCTTGGCTTCTTTAGAAGATTTTGGTTGAACTTTTAGATTTCCTTTTTCAGAAATATCAACTACTTTCAGTCCCATTCCTACAGTTTGAATATTGAGAATGAGCGATTCTTCTTTCTCTAAATACTCATTGGCTTCAGAAACCAAATCATCCCAAGCATCATCAAAGGTATATTGCTGACTCAACTCTTCTGATTGATATCTTATTTTTCTAGCTTCTTCTGCTATTTGTTTAAAAATGCCTTTCTTCACTTCATAAATCACAGATTTTCTTCCTTCCTCATCTTCTTCTATTTCTGGTTTTATACCCTCAATGAAATCCTCATAACTCATGCTTTGATGAAAAGTGGTGAACATAATTTGTCCGTTGTTGGAATAGTGATCAAACCTTTGTTTCAAAGCATCTCTTTCTTCAGACTCTAGCTCTATTAAAGATTTATTTTCAATAATTTGGAGTGCTCGGTTAATAGTATTATATGTCTTCCCAGTTCCAGGAGGGCCGTAAAGTATTTGGTTAAGAGAAATGGGGTTCATATTATTATCATTTATCATATTTTGTTGTGTGGGTATTACTTTCAAAATATTATTATCCTTAATTATAGTAATCCTTTTTAAATTTTTTTGAAATTCGTTTTCTGAGATTACATATTGGTCGGTAAGTTCATATTTGTTTAATAATTCTAAAGCTTTATTTCTAAAAGTAATTAAATAAAATTCTAAATTTTCATCTAAAAATTTATCAACATTCTTAAAATAATAATAGCCATAGTTTTCTTTATTTAAACTAATTTTAAAAAAATCTGCTAATTCTTTATAAAATTCTATTTCTTTATCAGAAAAATTACCTTTCTTAAAAGATATTTCAATATAATTAGTAGGTTCGTTATTATTATTTCCAATTACAAAACCTATGGTTTTAATTTTTCTTGCACTATCACCCTTTCTAAACAATGGTAGATAAATGTAATCTGAACCTTGAAACCATTGCCCTTTTTCTAATCTTTTAACTTTTTTTGCTTGTGGACTATCTCTTTGTCTTAAAGAAAATGTAAATCCTTGATTATTATTTTTAAATTCCAATAATCTAGAAAGCAATTTTTCTGATATTTCAACTATTTTTTCCTGATTCATAATATTTTACCCTCTAAACTTCTTATAATTCTCCGCTTGTTCAAAAATCTCTTTATACACCTCGTCTCTGTCTATTGGTGGATAATCATTTTCTGCCAAGAGAATAATCAAATCTACTTTTAGTTCGGCTTTTATATCATCTCGTTTACTCCAATCGGTGTATTTGGTTTTATCATCTACCACCAGTTTTACTTTTTTGGCTAGCTCAATAAGTTTTTCGTCTGCATAAGAAAAATCATACTTAACGGTAAGCATTTTCAAAATATCATAAAAAGCTTTTTCTTCGATGTCAATCCCTAGTTCTTGGAAGGAGTCATTTTCTTTTTTCAAAGCGTAATAGAGTTCAATGATTTCATTGGTAAAATCCTCTAAAACTTCACTTCGCAATACATCACCTTCTTTACGCTCATTGTATTTTTGTACGATAGCTTCTAAACGTTTACTAAAATCTATTCCCATCACTTTATTCACCTGCTTCATTCTATCGATGGCTTGTTTCAATACTTTTTGTAAGAGTTTGAACTTAGTATTAGGCAGTTTAATCTTATCTAATTTTGCTAAATAATCATCAGAAAACAAATCAATTTCTTGGGCTTCGTCTTCACCTAGTTTGAAAATCTCTTCCACACCTTCGCTTTCTATGGCTTCTTGAATCATCGCTTTTACCTTTTCGTTCATTTGCGAAGCATCGGGAGCGGTTCCTTTGGTGAGCTTGTAAATAATAGAACGCACCGCCAAATAAAAATGAATCTCATCTTTCTCGGTTTCAGAAATAGATTCACTACCCGAACAAATATCAAAAGCCAATTTCAAACGTTTTACGATGTTCATAAAACGAGTTTCCAACTCTTTGGTCTGTTGTACAAATTCCGCTGCTCTATTTAGGGTTTGCAATTGTTCTATAGGAGTACCGTGATAATATAAATGGCTATTAAACGTATGGAAAATACGGTGCAACAAATCCAGTTGGTTTTTCACCACTACTACAGAATGTTCTATTTCTTCTATATTGCTTTCATTGCCTTGGTTGTATTGTGCCAATGCAAGATTCATTTGTTTTTTGATTCCGATATAATCTACCACCAAACCTTTTTCTTTACCTTCAAATTTTCTATTAACTCTAGAAATCGTTTGTATCAGATTATGCCTTTGGATGGGTTTATCAATATAAATAGTATCTAAGAAAGGAACATCAAAACCAGTGAGCCACATATCTACTACTAGAGCAATTTTAAAATTAGAATGCTCAAATTTGAATTGTCGGTCGAGTTCTTTTCGGTAATCTTTCGTTCCGAGTAAATCATAGAGTTCTTTTACATCGTCTTTATTGCGAGTCATTACCATTTTTATTTTTTCAATCGGCCATAGTTCTCGTTTTTCTTTTTCTGTGAGGAGCTCTAGATTTTCGGCTTCCTTTTTCTCGCCCCAATCTGGTTTTATGGCAAGAATATTTTTATACAATTCATACGCAATTTCTCTGCTACTGCATACAAACATCGCTTTTCCTGCTACACTACTTCCTTCTTCTACTCTTTTTTCATAATGTTTTACAAAATCTTCGGCTACAGCTTTTAAGCGAGAAGGGTCTCCCAAAATCACATTCATTTGAGACATTGCCTTTTTGCTTTCTTCTATCTGATTTTCGTTACTGCCTTCTTCTGCACATTGTTCGTAATAGTCTTCTATTTCTCTCAGTTTTTCGCTATGGAGCATTACTTTGGCGGCTCTACCTTCATAAACTAAAGGAACTGTGATTTCATCTACCACAGATTCTCGCATAGTATAAGCATCTACTACCTCGCCAAAAACATCTATCGTTGCATCTATAGGTGTTCCTGTGAAACCTACATACGTAGCATTCGGAAAAGAATCGTGCAGATATTTAGCAAATCCAAAAGTTTTCTTTACCCCATTTTCAGAATAGGTGATTTTTTGATTGAGATTGGTTTGGCTTCTGTGTGCTTCATCAGAAATACAGATAACGTTGCTTCTATCGGTAAGCAATTGGGTGTCTTCTGTAAATTTATGAATGGTGGTAAGAAAAACACCGCCACTATTTCTGCCTTGCAATAATTCTCTTAAATGCGCTCTGCTTTCTACACTGATGACGGTTTCGTCTCCTATAAAACCTTTGGCGCTGGTAAATTGCCCAGAAAGTTGGTCGTCTAAATCGGTTCTATCGGTAATAAGAACAATCGTAGGACTTTTAAAATAAGTACTCTTCATCAGCATTCTTGCCAAAAAAAGCATCGTATAACTTTTACCACAACCTGTAGTCCCAAAATACGTTCCTCCTTTTCCGTCGCCTTCTGGTTTTTGATGAATTTTAATGTTTTCAAACAATTTTATGGTAGCGTAATATTGCGGATATCTACAAACAATTTTCTCATTTTTCTTACTGCTGTCTGGCAAAAAGATAAAATTCTGAATAATATTTCTGAAACGTTCTCGGTTAAACATTCCTTGTATCATCGTAAACATCGCATCTATGCCATCTACTTCATTAGGCATTCCTACGGTTTTACGCCATGCATAGAAAAAATCGTACTTCGCAAAAAATGATCCTGCTTTGGTATTCACACCATCACTTATCACACAGAAAGCATTGTATTTAAATAACTCGGGAATATCTCTCTGATATCTTACTGTCAATTGTTTGTAAGCATCATAAACGGTAGTTTCTTCTTGTATGGCAGTCTTAAACTCAAAAACCACCAATGGCAAACCATTCACATACAAAATTAAATCGGGAATGCGCATTTCGTAGCCTTTTATCGCCAACTGATTCACGATTTTGTATATATTTTGGTCGGCTTCGCTGTAATCAATGAACTGAATGAAAATATCTTTTTGGGTGCGGTCTTCTCTCTTCAATAGAAATCCATCATTCAATTTTTTCATAAAAATCTTATTGCTTTCGTACAAATCCGAGGCTGGCAATTGCTCCAATTCCCTAATAATACCATCAATTTCTGAACGGGTAATGCCTTCTTCTCGGTATTGCATTGTAAGAAATGTACGCAAATCTTCTTCTATCAATACTTTATCGGTAGCTATATGCCCATAGGTTTCTCTAGATTCCTCTACCATATTCCCTTCTGTTTTGCGCAAATCATTTCCCAAAACGTGCTGCATTTCTTCTTGCTGTAGAAGATGGATAAAGGCTTGCTCTAATTGTGATTCCGTGAATTTCATCTCTTTGCTTCAGTTTTTATTGTCCAAGAAATAGTTTTTAATCTTTCTTGAATCATTTTTAAAGTTTCTAAAATAACTTCTTCTTTGGGTAATTTGCCATACACCAAATTTTTAAAGTCTCCGTTATATGTTGTTTTCAACTCAATCCATACATTATCCAAGTCTTTGAAAATAAGTGCTTCGTTAGGATGATGAACCAACCACTGATTATTATTTCTAAAACTTATAACATCATCATTGGCTACTTTTAAAAGCATTTCATCGAAGGCTGTTGATTGAAAGAATTTTAAAAACTCCTCTTGTGTAAGTAACTGATATAAATCGTAGGTATGTCTTATCTTTTTCTTTAAATCATCGATTGGATTTTTGCCATAAGAAAATCGTACTAAACTCATTATTTTTTCGCAAATGGTTCTTATTGGTTCTAATACTAGCAAGCCAAAAGGCAGTAATCCGTTTTCTTCAGCAATACTAATCTGATGATTATCCAACATCATTTGCCCGACAAATGAAATAATGTTTTGGGTAGTATAAGGTTCGTAGTACCCCAACCATGTTGATTCCAAAATTATCACATCTCTTACTTGTCCGTAATCTCCTTTAAATTCTTTTTTGTAGGAGTGTGCCGTTTTTCTATTCATTCCCATTTTATGGGTTATTCCTTCAATCGTAACTTCGGGTAAAACAGTATCTACAACTGTACTTACTATTTTTAATTTTGATTTTAATTTGCTGTCGGTCTCTCCTTCTTTTCTCAATACTACCAAATCAATATCTTCAGAAAAACGTTCTATCATTTGGTAACATTTGGATAGTGCTGTTCCGCCCTTAAATACTGTATCTTTGCCAACTTCATTGTTGAAAATCGTAAACAAAACATAGGTAACCCAATAGTCTTTTTCTACATATATGGCAGGAATTTTCATTTGGTCAGCAGTAAACTGAACAGCCTGTCTGAACAAGGTTTTATTTTCATGCAATTTCATACAATATTCCATTTTTCGGTGGTAGATAATACTTTCCCCGCACCTGTGAGTTGATACTTACTAATTGGGTTCAAGGACTTGAAAAGAGTTTCTGTTGTCTTGCTTTGCTGCAATTGCTCTAGCAATGCGCCCAATAAAGCCCTTGTAGCAGGTGGATATTTCAGAGCCAAGCGAACCAAAGTATTGATTTCTTTGTCTGTAAAGTTTTTGATAATAGCCAAAAACCGCTTACAAGATGCTTCTATATTGGCATCAGGTATTTTTTTTATATAGCGAATAGCATCCAATACTTGCAACAAAGGAATATTCTCTTTGGTAATGCTATTTTTCTGTTTGATAAATGTAATAATGTAGCGTTCTCTTTTAAATTTAGGGCGAACTTGATTTTTACCAATCTGTATGGTATTGCTTACTTGCGTGGTTAAACCCAACTGGTTATAAATACTGTAACCCGTAAGATAGCCAGTAATCTTACCGTTTTCTTCTAATAAATCTTTTACTACTTGCGCCTGATTGGGTTGAAGGGTACCAAAAGGGGTGTTCTCTGGTTTGTAGTATTTGCCTTTAGAGAGTTTGGCGATTTTGCCTGAAGCTACCATACGATTCAGGGCTTTTATCACCGCTTCTTTTTGATTCACCTCAGTAGTAAAATCTGCATAGGTGAAAACATAGCCTTTAGGAAGTCTATCTATAGTAAATGCTATATATTCAGATATTTTCATTGTTTTATTATAATACAAATATAAATCATTTGTCCAGTTTATTAGTAAAAAAACTGGACATTTTTAAATAAAATATCTCTTGACTATCATCATATCTTTGTAATTGTATAGAACGCCGATGGTTTTTTTCTGGGTATGATAAGTGCATAGTTTGGTTTTTATAGAGATTGTATTATTTTCTTTTTAACCAATCTTTTAATGAATATATAATACTGTTTCCACTTTCATCGACTGGATAAATAACATAATAGCCACTTGGAATATAAAATCCACTTGTATATTTAGTTGTACCATCTTGATACTCTATTCGCGGATAAATTCTTAAGTATTCTGAACCGTAAAATGATTGTGAACTTTTATTAATTGGGAATAATGCAATATTGTTGATGTATTTAGCAGCATCACCTAATCCCAACTCCCAATTACACCATTTAGAATCAATTGCTGATTGTGTAGCAACAAGTATAAATTTATCACATGTTTCAATTTTTTCTTTAAGCTTTAAAGCAGTTGTTGCATTGGTGTTTTTTGGCATAGATTCATCCATCCAATCAACATAAATATTCACCCCTTCATCTTTTAAAAATGCTATTACATCTTGCAGAATAGAAAATTCATCATGTTTGTGAGATAAAAATACCATTGGCTTATTTTTATCTCTACTATAACTCTCATTTAGATTTACAA
Proteins encoded:
- a CDS encoding nucleotidyl transferase AbiEii/AbiGii toxin family protein; this translates as MKLHENKTLFRQAVQFTADQMKIPAIYVEKDYWVTYVLFTIFNNEVGKDTVFKGGTALSKCYQMIERFSEDIDLVVLRKEGETDSKLKSKLKIVSTVVDTVLPEVTIEGITHKMGMNRKTAHSYKKEFKGDYGQVRDVIILESTWLGYYEPYTTQNIISFVGQMMLDNHQISIAEENGLLPFGLLVLEPIRTICEKIMSLVRFSYGKNPIDDLKKKIRHTYDLYQLLTQEEFLKFFQSTAFDEMLLKVANDDVISFRNNNQWLVHHPNEALIFKDLDNVWIELKTTYNGDFKNLVYGKLPKEEVILETLKMIQERLKTISWTIKTEAKR
- a CDS encoding McrC family protein; translated protein: MLQSKNIIQVFEYNSLQYGTEYNGVLFKESHFNALVKFNELHQNRYFNIGYKKITFKNYVGVLQVDGLVIEVLPKIDQYETNTVLWQSVLIQMLKVTKKLKVNAVGEAQIKKQNIHLLDIYFEWFLNEVELLIRQGLIKQYYKETKNIKALKGKLEFSGHLSKNLVHKERFYTTHQVYEKDHLIHQVIGQALEIVASMSKGNHLYHHCKSVQLDFPEVTSIQATHHTFNKIPKTRKTAPYETVLAIARLIILNYAPNVASGNENMLALLFDMNRLWEEYVLVRLQQVAEEKGVEVYGQNSKGFWDGITIRPDIVLVKKNYENKEEFLIIDTKWKNIDYAEASIHDLRQMYVYNEFWKSTRSLLLYPSMSTHLHSDHFISYEDHKHSCCLGKISIFKEEELDVSLGEEIIKLFKSNEPHQSNIQTQKMP
- a CDS encoding type IV toxin-antitoxin system AbiEi family antitoxin domain-containing protein, which encodes MKISEYIAFTIDRLPKGYVFTYADFTTEVNQKEAVIKALNRMVASGKIAKLSKGKYYKPENTPFGTLQPNQAQVVKDLLEENGKITGYLTGYSIYNQLGLTTQVSNTIQIGKNQVRPKFKRERYIITFIKQKNSITKENIPLLQVLDAIRYIKKIPDANIEASCKRFLAIIKNFTDKEINTLVRLALKYPPATRALLGALLEQLQQSKTTETLFKSLNPISKYQLTGAGKVLSTTEKWNIV
- a CDS encoding McrB family protein, whose product is MNQEKIVEISEKLLSRLLEFKNNNQGFTFSLRQRDSPQAKKVKRLEKGQWFQGSDYIYLPLFRKGDSARKIKTIGFVIGNNNNEPTNYIEISFKKGNFSDKEIEFYKELADFFKISLNKENYGYYYFKNVDKFLDENLEFYLITFRNKALELLNKYELTDQYVISENEFQKNLKRITIIKDNNILKVIPTQQNMINDNNMNPISLNQILYGPPGTGKTYNTINRALQIIENKSLIELESEERDALKQRFDHYSNNGQIMFTTFHQSMSYEDFIEGIKPEIEEDEEGRKSVIYEVKKGIFKQIAEEARKIRYQSEELSQQYTFDDAWDDLVSEANEYLEKEESLILNIQTVGMGLKVVDISEKGNLKVQPKSSKEAKIYTVSFSRAKKLQEAFPDLSVIKNIDKEFRAVIGGSNSTAYWAVLNYINNRINSQTTTTQLEIPLAPKPYVLIIDEINRGNVSQIFGELITLIEEDKRLGKDEALEVILPYSKEKFGVPSNLHIIGTMNTADRSVEALDTALRRRFSFVEMMPEYEELKKIQFDDFQLGELLKTINSRIEALLDRDHTIGHSYFINIKPNDTEALKEAFANKIIPLLQEYFYHDYEKIALILGEGFVECIEPKESKVEFARWNGKTLEKPDTSRLFKIKKLDDNFNILDSIKHLLNRVAI
- a CDS encoding toll/interleukin-1 receptor domain-containing protein, whose protein sequence is MSFINEFQLSQYRQKTKTFSADNIVNLNESYSRDKNKPMVFLSHKHDEFSILQDVIAFLKDEGVNIYVDWMDESMPKNTNATTALKLKEKIETCDKFILVATQSAIDSKWCNWELGLGDAAKYINNIALFPINKSSQSFYGSEYLRIYPRIEYQDGTTKYTSGFYIPSGYYVIYPVDESGNSIIYSLKDWLKRK
- a CDS encoding type I restriction endonuclease subunit R — protein: MKFTESQLEQAFIHLLQQEEMQHVLGNDLRKTEGNMVEESRETYGHIATDKVLIEEDLRTFLTMQYREEGITRSEIDGIIRELEQLPASDLYESNKIFMKKLNDGFLLKREDRTQKDIFIQFIDYSEADQNIYKIVNQLAIKGYEMRIPDLILYVNGLPLVVFEFKTAIQEETTVYDAYKQLTVRYQRDIPELFKYNAFCVISDGVNTKAGSFFAKYDFFYAWRKTVGMPNEVDGIDAMFTMIQGMFNRERFRNIIQNFIFLPDSSKKNEKIVCRYPQYYATIKLFENIKIHQKPEGDGKGGTYFGTTGCGKSYTMLFLARMLMKSTYFKSPTIVLITDRTDLDDQLSGQFTSAKGFIGDETVISVESRAHLRELLQGRNSGGVFLTTIHKFTEDTQLLTDRSNVICISDEAHRSQTNLNQKITYSENGVKKTFGFAKYLHDSFPNATYVGFTGTPIDATIDVFGEVVDAYTMRESVVDEITVPLVYEGRAAKVMLHSEKLREIEDYYEQCAEEGSNENQIEESKKAMSQMNVILGDPSRLKAVAEDFVKHYEKRVEEGSSVAGKAMFVCSSREIAYELYKNILAIKPDWGEKKEAENLELLTEKEKRELWPIEKIKMVMTRNKDDVKELYDLLGTKDYRKELDRQFKFEHSNFKIALVVDMWLTGFDVPFLDTIYIDKPIQRHNLIQTISRVNRKFEGKEKGLVVDYIGIKKQMNLALAQYNQGNESNIEEIEHSVVVVKNQLDLLHRIFHTFNSHLYYHGTPIEQLQTLNRAAEFVQQTKELETRFMNIVKRLKLAFDICSGSESISETEKDEIHFYLAVRSIIYKLTKGTAPDASQMNEKVKAMIQEAIESEGVEEIFKLGEDEAQEIDLFSDDYLAKLDKIKLPNTKFKLLQKVLKQAIDRMKQVNKVMGIDFSKRLEAIVQKYNERKEGDVLRSEVLEDFTNEIIELYYALKKENDSFQELGIDIEEKAFYDILKMLTVKYDFSYADEKLIELAKKVKLVVDDKTKYTDWSKRDDIKAELKVDLIILLAENDYPPIDRDEVYKEIFEQAENYKKFRG